One part of the Lotus japonicus ecotype B-129 chromosome 2, LjGifu_v1.2 genome encodes these proteins:
- the LOC130741308 gene encoding protein PLANT CADMIUM RESISTANCE 10, whose amino-acid sequence MKNQHGYVPPAYIPLGQSDSVALDVSPPQGNEQHRTSNVSNQIQPQWSSGICACFDDMQSCCIGCLCPCFLFGKNAEFLGSGTFLGSCVTHFALWGLVNVGCCFLTDGLLLGLPGCLVSTYACGYRRTLRSKYNLPEAPCGDFVTHCCCHLCAICQEYREIRERSGDSEATDMKLAVVTAPPIQAMQSDSK is encoded by the exons ATGAAGAACCAACATGGTTATGTGCCACCTGCTTACATTCCTTTGGGGCAATCAGATTCAGTGGCATTGGATGTTTCTCCACCTCAGGGCAATGAGCAACATAGGACCAGCAATGTATCAAACCAAATCCAGCCTCAGTGGTCTTCTGGAATCTGTGCTTGTTTCGATGATATGCAGAGCT GTTGCATAGGTTGTCTTTGTCCTTGCTTTCTCTTTGGGAAGAATGCAGAATTTCTCGGTTCTGGAACTTTCTTGGGATCATGTGTTACCCATTTTGCATTGTGGGGTCTGGTTAATGTAGGCTGCTGCTTTTTAACTGATGGCTTGCTTTTGGGATTACCTGGATGCCTTGTTTCAACTTATGCTTGTGGCTACCGCAGGACCTTAAGGTCAAAGTATAATTTGCCG GAAGCACCTTGTGGGGACTTTGTTACCCACTGTTGCTGTCATCTGTGTGCCATTTGTCAAGAGTATCGTGAGATACGTGAAAGATCTGGGGATAGTGAAGCCACCGATATGAAGCTGGCTGTAGTTACAGCTCCACCAATCCAGGCAATGCAGTCAGATTCCAAGTAG
- the LOC130741309 gene encoding uncharacterized protein LOC130741309: MIRYILLHHSRPPPPLPPLKSKFPALLHSHHSFPIGLKPKPNFTCQAVFSDDAPFAAAIGACMLTSLLFPVTLLPVPEEEEDAITPTDARFAVMGIISFIPYFNWLSWVFAWLDTRKPRYAVFALVYLAPYLRTNLSISPEESWLPIASILFCIVHIQLEASIRNGDIQGFRLFRNIGDQPSSSAGKSGHLNQHEEMSEEGNKKGKQNLPPPQVQLRDIGDWDDSQRPPKFQQHLNEDLENDGE; the protein is encoded by the exons ATGATTCGTTACATTTTGCTTCATCATTCAcgccctcctcctcctcttcctcctctcaaATCCAAATTCCCTGCACTTCTTCATTCTCACCATTCATTTCCAATTGGACTCAAACCCAAACCAAACTTCACCTGCCAGGCGGTGTTTTCCGATGATGCCCCCTTTGCTGCGGCGATCGGAGCTTGCATGCTGACTTCTCTGCTTTTTCCGGTGACTCTCCTCCCTGTCCCTGAAGAGGAGGAGGATGCCATCACACCAACCGATGCAAGGTTCGCTGTCATGGGAATCATTAGCTTCATCCCTTATTTCAATTGGCTG AGTTGGGTTTTCGCATGGTTGGATACCCGCAAACCACGTTATGCTGTCTTTGCACTTGTTTATTTGGCTCCTTATCTCAG GACAAATCTATCAATTTCACCTGAAGAAAGCTGGCTGCCTATTGCTAGCATTCTCTTCTGCATCGTTCACATTCAG CTCGAAGCTAGCATCAGAAATGGAGATATTCAGGGGTTTCGACTATTTAGGAACATTGGTGACCAGCCATCATCAAGTGCTGGGAAGAGTGGTCACTTGAATCAGCATGAAGAAATGTCTGAAGAG GGAAATAAGAAAGGAAAGCAGAACCTGCCTCCACCACAAGTACAATTAAGGGATATTGGGGATTGGGATGATTCTCAAAGGCCACCAAAATTCCAACAGCACTTGAATGAAGATTTGGAGAATGATGGTGAATAG
- the LOC130741301 gene encoding pentatricopeptide repeat-containing protein At1g71420: MLRSSNLARHVFPKRCMLQNLCISMVAAEPETTISTNIDAQIRALSLQGNLEEALSLLYTHDKHILTHSSLSLQTYASLFHACAKNKCLQQGMALHNYILHKDPTIQNDLFLTNHLVNMYSKCGHLEYARYVFDQMPRRNIVSWTALISGYAQCGLIRECFYLFSGLLAHYRPNEFAFASLLSACEEHDIKCGMQVHAVALKISLDASVYVANALITMYSKCSGGFHGGYDPTGDDAWTMFKSMEFRNLISWNSMIAGFQFRGLGDKAIRLFAHMYCSGIGFDRATLLSVFSSLNECSAFDELNIPLRNCFVLHCLATKTGLISEVEVVTALVKSYANLGGQISDCYRLFLDTSGKQDIVSWTAIITVLADQDPEQAFLLFCQLHRENFVPDWHTFSIALKACAYFVTEQQALAVHSQVIKRGFQKDTVLSNALIHAYARSGSLALSEQVFDEMCCHDLVSWNSMLKSYALHGKAKDALELFKKLDVHPDSTTFVALLSACSHAGLVEEGVEIFNSMSDNHGIVPQLDHYACMVDLYGRVGKISEAEDLIHTMPMKPDSVIWSSLLGSCRKHGETRLARIAAEKFKELDPKNSLGYVQMSNIYSSEGSFIEAGLIRKEMRDSRVKKQPGLSWVEVGKQVHEFTSGGHHHPHKEAIQSRLEILIGQLKEMGYVPEITLALYDTEVEHKEDQLFHHSEKMALVFAIMNEGNLPCGGNVIKIMKNIRICADCHNFMKLASNLFQKEIVVRDSNRFHHFKNATCSCNDYW; the protein is encoded by the coding sequence ATGCTACGGTCCAGCAACCTAGCGCGCCATGTGTTCCCCAAACGTTGTATGTTGCAGAATCTATGTATTTCTATGGTTGCTGCTGAACCAGAAACCACCATATCCACAAACATTGATGCACAGATACGAGCTCTTTCTCTGCAAGGCAACCTTGAAGAAGCTCTTTCACTTCTCTACACCCACGACAAACACATCCTCACTCACTCTTCTCTGTCCCTTCAAACCTATGCCTCTCTGTTCCATGCTTGTGCCAAGAACAAGTGCCTCCAACAAGGCATGGCTCTGCACAATTACATACTTCACAAAGACCCCACAATTCAAAATGATCTCTTTCTCACTAACCACCTTGTAAACATGTACTCTAAGTGTGGCCACTTAGAATATGCTCGTTACGTGTTCGATCAAATGCCGCGCAGAAACATTGTTTCTTGGACTGCTCTCATTTCTGGGTATGCACAATGTGGCCTGATCAGAGAGTGTTTCTATCTATTCTCTGGTTTGTTGGCTCACTATCGCCCCAATGAGTTTGCTTTTGCAAGTTTGCTGAGCGCTTGCGAGGAGCACGACATCAAATGTGGCATGCAGGTACATGCAGTTGCTTTGAAAATTTCTTTGGATGCCAGTGTGTATGTTGCAAATGCTCTCATTACAATGTATAGCAAGTGCTCTGGTGGTTTTCATGGAGGTTATGATCCAACAGGAGATGATGCCTGGACCATGTTCAAGTCAATGGAGTTTAGAAATCTTATATCTTGGAATTCAATGATTGCAGGTTTCCAATTTCGTGGACTTGGGGACAAAGCCATACGTCTTTTCGCACATATGTACTGCAGTGGAATCGGGTTTGACCGTGCCACACTACTTAGTGTCTTCTCTTCCTTGAATGAATGCAGTGCTTTTGATGAATTGAACATACCTCTCAGGAACTGTTTTGTGCTGCACTGTCTCGCTACAAAAACCGGTCTTATTTCAGAAGTTGAAGTGGTAACTGCATTGGTAAAATCTTATGCAAATCTTGGAGGACAAATTTCTGACTGTTATAGGCTCTTCCTTGATACAAGTGGGAAACAAGATATTGTGTCATGGACTGCTATTATAACCGTGTTGGCAGATCAGGATCCTGAGCAGGCTTTCCTCCTTTTCTGCCAACTTCACCGTGAGAATTTTGTGCCGGACTGGCATACATTCTCCATTGCCTTAAAAGCTTGCGCATACTTTGTGACTGAGCAACAAGCCCTGGCAGTTCACTCACAAGTAATTAAAAGAGGGTTTCAGAAAGATACAGTTCTTTCAAATGCCTTGATACATGCTTATGCGAGGTCTGGTTCCTTAGCTTTGTCTGAACAAGTATTTGATGAAATGTGTTGCCATGacttggtttcttggaattcgATGCTCAAGTCTTATGCCTTGCATGGGAAAGCTAAAGATGCACTGGAGCTCTTTAAGAAATTGGATGTCCATCCAGATTCTACAACCTTTGTCGCGCTTCTCTCAGCATGCAGTCATGCTGGACTTGTTGAAGAAGGAGTGGAAATTTTCAACTCCATGTCTGATAATCATGGCATTGTTCCTCAACTAGATCACTATGCCTGCATGGTTGACCTTTATGGGCGAGTTGGGAAGATATCTGAGGCTGAGGATTTGATACATACAATGCCAATGAAACCTGATTCTGTGATTTGGAGTTCATTACTCGGATCCTGCCGGAAGCATGGGGAGACTCGCTTGGCCAGAATTGCAGCTGAAAAGTTTAAAGAGTTAGATCCTAAAAATTCATTGGGATACGTACAAATGTCAAACATATATTCCTCTGAAGGTAGTTTTATTGAAGCTGGCTTAATTAGGAAGGAAATGAGAGACTCTAGAGTGAAAAAACAACCTGGATTAAGCTGGGTTGAGGTTGGGAAGCAGGTTCATGAGTTCACCTCCGGTggtcatcatcatcctcacaAGGAGGCCATACAAAGCCGTCTCGAGATATTGATTGGACAATTGAAAGAAATGGGTTATGTGCCAGAGATTACCTTAGCCTTGTATGACACAGAAGTGGAGCACAAAGAAGACCAATTGTTTCATCACAGTGAGAAGATGGCATTGGTATTTGCCATAATGAATGAAGGAAATTTGCCTTGTGGTGGTAATGTCATTAAGATAATGAAGAATATCCGTATTTGTGCTGATTGCCATAACTTCATGAAATTAGCATCAAATCTATTTCAGAAGGAGATTGTTGTGAGAGATTCAAACCGCTTTCACCATTTCAAAAATGCAACATGCTCTTGTAATGACTATTGGTAA
- the LOC130735905 gene encoding uncharacterized protein LOC130735905, translating into MDPNNMADLDIYDVVIDELINDTTIEDMMQEEMEFYQRRANTVRPKRTRKVIERDREAGNERLWNDYFSENPVYTEELFRRRFRMRKHVFLRIVGALGSHDPYFLMSVDAVGRQGLSPLQKCTAAIRMLAYGSPADSVDEYVRIGESTAIECLKNFVEGVCAVFGGTYLRRPNQEDITRLLQWGESRGFPGMLGSIDCMHWEWKNCPVAWKGQFTRGDHGKPTIMLEAVASQDLWIWHAFFGIAGSNNDINVLNQSPVFNEVLSGNAPMVNFSVNGTIYNMRYYLADGIYPPWATFVKTIPMPQGEKRQKFAKRQEGARKDVERAFGVLQSRFAIVRGPSRFWHPNEMKSIMYACIILHNMIVEDERNTYRGNFVYDQVNNDILDAEVVSGPIPAFRNILERRAHQIDRSIHHQLQADLVEHIWQLPENENNEN; encoded by the coding sequence ATGGATCCAAACAATATGGCCGACTTGGACATTTACGACGTTGTCATTGACGAACTTATCAATGACACGACTATAGAAGATATGATGCAGGAGGAGATGGAGTTTTATCAACGACGTGCCAACACCGTTAGGCCCAAGCGAACAAGAAaggtgatagagagagatcgtgaagcTGGGAACGAGCGGTTGTGGAATGACTACTTCTCCGAAAATCCTGTGTACACGGAAGAGCTTTTCCGACGAAGGTTTCGAATGCGAAAGCATGTGTTCCTCAGAATTGTAGGGGCCCTTGGgtctcatgacccgtactttttaatgtctgtcgatgcagttggaagacaaggcctgtcaccattacaaaagtgcaccgccgctattcgtatgttggcgtacggatcacctgctgacagtgttgacgagtacgttcgaattggtgaaagtactgcaattgagtgcttaaagaattttgtggaaggtgtgtgtgcagtaTTTGGTGGAACATACTTGAGGCGCCCGAACCAGGAAGACATTACCCGCTTACTTCAATGGGGCGAGTCTCGTGGATTTCCAGGTATGTTGGGTTCTattgattgtatgcattgggaatggaagaattgtccagttgcgtggaaaggtcaattcacccgaggtgatcatggaaagcccacaatcatgcttgaagcagtggcatcacaagacttgtggatttggcatgcattttttggcattgcaggTTCTAACAATGACATTAATGTGCTAAATCAATCTCCGGTTTTTAATGAGGTTTTGAGTGGAAATGCTCCCATGGTGAACTTTAGCGTGAATGGAACAATATATAACATGAGATACTATCTAGCAGACGGTATCTATCCCCCGTGGGCtacatttgtgaagaccatcccaatgccgcaaggagaaaaaaggcaaaaatttgcgaaaagacaagaaggagcaagaaaggacgttgaacgtgcattcggcgttctccaatctcggtttgcaatagttcgtggtccatcacgcttttggcatccgaatgagatgaagtcaataatgtatgcttgcatcatattgcacaacatgattgttgaagatgagcgcaacacgtaccgaggtaattttgtttatgatcaggtcaataatgacatattggatgctgaagtagtaagtggtcctattcccgcttttagaaatatcttggaaagaagagcacatcaaattgataggtcaattcatcaccagcttcaagcagacttggtggagcatatttggcagcttcccgaaaacgagaataatgaaaattaa
- the LOC130741310 gene encoding late embryogenesis abundant protein At5g17165-like, with translation MAANSKITAVGKRLANQIWNSGNSPLPPSAASSALPSIRRAAYSTSVYDKNPDDHIRAGPVPDDVIQATESGKYWAPHPQTGVFGPPGEQASGPAGFHSDAAATSVLEEKAWFRPSSLEDLEKPHPT, from the exons ATGGCCGCCAATTCGAAGATCACCGCCGTCGGGAAGCGTCTCGCCAACCAGATCTGGAACTCCGGCAACTCTCCATTGCCTCCTTCCGCTGCCTCCTCTGCTCTCCCTTCCATCAG GAGGGCAGCATACAGCACATCAGTGTACGACAAGAACCCAGATGACCACATCCGGGCTGGGCCGGTGCCAGATGATGTGATCCAGGCAACTGAATCCGGGAAGTACTGGGCTCCACACCCACAGACTGGGGTATTTGGGCCCCCGGGCGAGCAAGCCAGTGGTCCAGCGGGCTTCCACTCTGATGCTGCAGCCACCTCCGTTCTGGAGGAGAAGGCCTGGTTTCGTCCCTCCAGTCTGGAGGACTTGGAGAAGCCACACCCCACCTAG
- the LOC130741311 gene encoding cell division cycle 20.1, cofactor of APC complex-like — MDAGSMSSSANIKTRSRFPLQEQFLQRKSSRENLDRFIPNRSAMDFDYAHYMLTEGAKGKEDTAVSSPSRDAYRKLLAESLNMNRTRILAFKNKPPESVDLISHEISSALPQDNKAVKPRRHIPQSSERTLDAPDLMDDYYLNLLDWGSGNVLAIALGSTVYLWDATNGSTSELVTVDDEVGPVTSVNWGPDGRHIAIGLNNSEVQLWDTGSYRQLRTLKGGHRQRVGSLAWNNHILTTGGMDGRIVNNDVRIRSHIVETYRGHEQEVCGLKWSASGQQLASGGNDNLLYIWDRSTVSSNSTTKWLHRLEDHTSAVKALAWCPFQGNLLASGGGTGDRCIKFWNTHTGACLNSVDTGSQVCSLLWNKNERELLSSHGFSLNQLTLWKYPSMVKMAELTGHTSRVLYMAQSPDGCTVASAAADETLRFWNVFGAPEAAKAAPKARAEPFAHVNRIR; from the exons ATGGACGCAGGATCTATGAGTTCTTCTGCTAACATCAAAACCCGATCACGCTTCCCTCTTCAGGAACAATTTCTCCAGAGAAAGAGTTCCCGGGAAAAT TTAGATAGATTCATACCGAACCGATCCGCGATGGATTTCGATTATGCCCACTACATGCTCACAGAGGGAGCTAAAGGTAAGGAAGACACAGCTGTGAGCTCACCCTCCAGAGATGCATACAGGAAGCTGCTTGCAGAGAGCTTAAACATGAACAGGACTAGGATTCTTGCTTTCAAGAACAAGCCACCTGAGTCAGTTGACTTGATCTCTCATGAGATTTCCTCAGCTCTTCCTCAAGATAATAAAGCCGTCAAGCCCAGGCGACACATTCCTCAG TCTTCTGAGAGAACATTGGATGCTCCGGATCTCATGGATGACTATTACCTCAATTTACTTGACTGGGGAAGTGGCAATGTTCTTGCAATTGCACTAGGAAGCACAGTGTACTTATGGGATGCAACAAATGGTTCCACTTCAGAACTTGTTACAGTTGATGATGAAGTTGGCCCTGTCACATCAGTTAACTGGGGTCCTGATGGAAGACATATTGCTATTGGTTTGAACAATTCTGAGGTGCAACTATGGGATACTGGTTCATATAGACAG TTGAGAACTTTGAAAGGTGGACATAGGCAGAGAGTGGGGTCTTTGGCTTGGAACAATCACATACTCACAACAGGAGGGATGGATGGTAGAATTGTGAACAATGATGTGAGAATCAGATCACACATTGTTGAAACCTACAGAGGGCATGAGCAAGAGGTTTGCGGGCTGAAATGGTCAGCTTCAGGCCAACAATTAGCCAGTGGAGGGAATGATAATCTACTTTATATCTGGGACAGATCCACAGTATCTTCTAATTCAACAACAAAATGGCTTCACAGGCTTGAAGATCACACATCTGCAGTGAAGGCACTTGCCTGGTGTCCCTTCCAAGGGAATTTGCTAGCTTCCGGTGGAGGCACTGGAGATCGTTGCATCAAGTTTTGGAACACACACACCGGCGCTTGCTTGAACTCTGTGGACACCGGGTCTCAAGTTTGCTCCTTGCTGTGGAACAAGAACGAGAGGGAGTTGCTCAGCTCTCATGGTTTCTCCCTGAATCAGCTTACACTTTGGAAATATCCTTCAATGGTCAAGATGGCAGAGCTCACTGGTCACACTTCCAGAGTTCTTTACATGGCACag AGCCCAGATGGTTGCACAGTAGCATCAGCAGCGGCTGATGAAACATTGAGGTTTTGGAATGTGTTTGGAGCTCCTGAGGCAGCTAAAGCTGCACCAAAAGCAAGAGCTGAGCCATTTGCACATGTGAACAGAATTCGATAG
- the LOC130741302 gene encoding protein FAR-RED IMPAIRED RESPONSE 1-like gives MEEIIEEQINDGNQQHDDSLEVNAAADQDQEPKVGMSFSSEDEVTRYYLNYARSMGFGTSKINTRKRDDGKKYFTLGCSRARKYVSNSKNLLKPNPTVGVQCKARLNACMSSDGTVVISRVVLEHNHELSLTKAGYVRRNKNLDPCIKRRLRLNDQAEIDGSRNFQSSVVEANGYDSLTFGEKDRNYIDKIRRLRLGTGDAEVIQSYFDRMQKQNSQFYYRMDVDDKSHLRNVFWANARSRAACEYFGEVITFDTTYLTNKYYMPVAAFVGVNHHGQSVLLGCALLSNEDTQTFTWLFSTWLECMHERAPNAMITDQDRAMKNAIDIVFPNARHRWCLWHIMKKVPKKLGKHSDYESMKTVLHGVVYDSLSKGEFMERWEKMIKDYELHANEWLKEIFDERYRWVPVYVKDTFWAGMSTTQRSESVNSFFDGYVNSKTALKQFLEQYDIALRDKVEKESMADFGSFNAEIACVSIFGFESQFQKAFTNAKFKEFQAEISSMMYCNTCFDRLDGLKSIFSVTESKKLYDKMKYVVFNVSFDEENLQCTCYLFEFKGILCRHILSVLKLKDKTESVPPSYVFSHWRKDIKRRHTLIRCGFDHLAGNIELQRLNKACDAFHEVAFMGINTDEDLLKVMNWIDNLKTELSSKELLQAQQHIDNHPSGLNGPAS, from the exons A TGGAAGAAATAATTGAAGAGCAAATAAATGATGGAAATCAACAACATGATGATAGTTTAGAAGTAAATGCTGCTGCTGATCAAGATCAGGAACCTAAAGTTGGGATGTCATTTAGCTCTGAAGATGAAGTTACCCGGTACTATCTTAATTATGCTAGAAGTATGGGATTTGGAACTTCTAAAATAAATACAAGAAAAAGAGATgatggaaaaaaatattttactcTAGGATGTAGTCGCGCCAGAAAGTATGTGAGTAATTCAAAGAATCTTTTGAAGCCTAATCCTACTGTAGGGGTGCAGTGTAAGGCTAGATTGAATGCATGTATGTCTTCAGATGGAACAGTTGTGATTTCTAGAGTTGTTCTTGAGCATAATCATGAGCTAAGCCTAACTAAAGCAGGCTATGTTAGACGCAACAAGAATTTGGATCCTTGTATAAAAAGGAGATTGAGACTCAATGATCAAGCTGAAATTGATGGGAGCAGGAATTTTCAATCTTCGGTTGTTGAAGCAAATGGGTATGACAGTCTTACCTTTGGAGAGAAAGATAGAAATTATATAGACAAAATAAGACGACTAAGACTTGGTACAGGAGATGCTGAAGTAATTCAGAGCTATTTTGATAGAATGCAAAAACAAAATAGTCAATTTTACTATAGAATGGATGTGGATGATAAAAGTCATTTACGGAATGTATTCTGGGCAAATGCTAGGTCTAGGGCAGCATGTGAATATTTTGGTGAAGTCATAACATTTGACACCACGTACTTAACAAACAAGTATTACATGCCTGTTGCTGCTTTTGTTGGAGTAAATCACCATGGTCAATCTGTGTTGCTAGGTTGTGCTCTATTGTCAAATGAGGATACTCAAACTTTTACTTGGTTGTTCTCAACTTGGTTAGAATGCATGCATGAACGTGCTCCGAATGCTATGATTACTGATCAAGATAGAGCAATGAAAAATGCCATTGATATTGTTTTTCCAAATGCTCGTCACCGGTGGTGCTTATGGCATATAATGAAAAAGGTACCAAAAAAGTTAGGTAAACACTCTGATTATGAGTCTATGAAGACAGTTTTGCATGGTGTTGTATATGATTCTTTAAGTAAGGGTGAATTCATGGAGAGATGGGAGAAAATGATTAAAGATTATGAACTACATGCCAATGAATGGTTGAAAGAGATATTTGATGAGAGATATCGCTGGGTTCCTGTGTATGTGAAAGACACATTTTGGGCTGGAATGTCAACAACACAACGTAGTGAAAGTGTGAACTCATTTTTCGATGGGTATGTGAACTCAAAGACTGCATTGAAACAATTTCTTGAACAATATGACATTGCATTGAGAGataaagttgaaaaagaaagcATGGCTGATTTTGGTTCATTTAATGCAGAAATTGCTTGTGTAAGTATTTTTGGCTTCGAGTCCCAGTTCCAAAAAGCATTTACCAATGCAAAGTTCAAAGAATTTCAAGCAGAGATTTCTTCTATGATGTATTGTAATACTTGCTTTGATAGATTGGATGGCTTGAAGTCAATATTTTCTGTTACAGAAAGTAAGAAATTATATGACAAAATGAAATATGTAGTCTTCAATGTATCCTTTGATGAAGAAAACTTGCAATGTACATGCTACTTATTTGAGTTCAAAGGTATTTTATGTAGACACATCCTTTCTGTGCTTAAGCTCAAAGATAAAACAGAGTCAGTGCCACCTTCTTATGTTTTCTCACATTGGAGGAAGGATATAAAAAGGAGGCACACACTTATTAGATGTGGTTTTGATCATTTAGCTGGGAATATTGAATTGCAACGACTCAATAAAGCTTGTGATGCCTTTCATGAAGTTGCTTTTATGGGGATAAATACTGATGAAGATTTATTGAAAGTTATGAATTGGATCGACAACTTAAAGACAGAGTTAAGCAGTAAAGAACTattacag GCACAACAACATATAGATAATCATCCCTCTGGTCTGAATGGTCCGGCATCATAA
- the LOC130741306 gene encoding chalcone synthase 4-like: protein MVSVAEIRKAQRAEGPATIFAIGTANPPNCVDQSTYPDFYFRVTNSEHKTELKEKFQRMCDKSMIKKRYMHLTEDLLKENPNMCAYMAPSLDARQDMVVVEVPRLGKEAAVKAIKEWGQPKSKITHLIFCTTSGVDMPGADYQLTKLLGLRPYVKRYMMYQQGCFAGGTVLRLAKDLAENNKGARVLVVCSELTAVTFRGPSDTHLDSLVGQALFGDGAAALIVGSDPVPEVEKPLFELVWTAQTIAPDSEGAIDGHLREVGLTFHLLKDVPGIVSKNIEKALIEAFQPLGISDYNSIFWIAHPGGPAILDQVEQKLSLKPEKMRATREVLSEYGNMSSACVLFILDEMRKKSAQDGLQTTGEGLEWGVLFGFGPGLTIETVVLRSVTI, encoded by the exons ATGGTGAGTGTAGCTGAGATTCGCAAGGCTCAGAGGGCTGAAGGCCCTGCAACCATCTTTGCTATTGGCACTGCAAACCCTCCCAACTGTGTTGATCAAAGCACTTACCCTGATTTCTACTTCAGAGTCACCAACAGTGAACACAAAACTGAGCTCAAGGAGAAATTTCAGCGCATGT GTGACAAGTCTATGATCAAGAAGAGATATATGCACTTGACTGAAGATCTTTTGAAAGAGAACCCCAACATGTGCGCTTATATGGCACCTTCTCTGGATGCTAGGCAAGACATGGTGGTCGTAGAGGTACCTAGACTAGGCAAAGAAGCTGCTGTCAAGGCTATCAAAGAATGGGGTCAGCCTAAGTCCAAGATTACCCACTTAATCTTTTGCACTACAAGTGGTGTGGACATGCCCGGTGCTGATTATCAACTCACCAAACTCTTAGGCCTTCGCCCATATGTGAAAAGGTACATGATGTACCAACAAGGATGCTTTGCAGGTGGTACGGTGCTTCGTTTGGCTAAGGACTTGGCTGAGAACAACAAAGGTGCTCGTGTACTCGTTGTTTGTTCTGAACTTACTGCAGTTACCTTCCGTGGCCCCAGTGACACTCACCTAGACAGCCTTGTTGGGCAAGCATTGTTTGGAGATGGAGCAGCCGCACTCATTGTTGGTTCCGATCCAGTACCAGAAGTTGAGAAGCCTTTGTTTGAGCTAGTTTGGACTGCACAGACAATTGCTCCAGATAGTGAAGGAGCCATTGATGGTCACCTTCGCGAAGTTGGATTGACATTTCATCTCCTTAAAGATGTTCCTGGGATTGTTTCAAAAAACATTGAGAAAGCACTAATTGAGGCCTTCCAACCACTAGGCATATCTGATTACAACTCAATTTTTTGGATTGCACACCCAGGTGGCCCAGCAATTCTAGACCAAGTTGAGCAGAAGTTGAGCTTGAAACCTGAAAAGATGAGAGCCACTAGAGAAGTGCTAAGTGAATATGGTAACATGTCAAGTGCATGTGTCCTATTCATCTTagatgaaatgagaaagaaatcagCTCAAGATGGACTCCAAACCACCGGTGAAGGACTTGAATGGGGTGTGCTATTCGGTTTCGGACCTGGACTTACCATTGAAACTGTTGTTTTGCGTAGTGTGACTATTTAA